One genomic segment of Pedobacter endophyticus includes these proteins:
- a CDS encoding WecB/TagA/CpsF family glycosyltransferase — protein MNSLKFVDVLDFKVFSDDLNKIEINNGKARIINTISPNSYGLSLKDEVFKDALVDTDYLVLDGVYFAFASLMLKGKNIRKNQGPEVFYHFMERINKTGGKVFFLGSSEQTLEKIENRIDAEYKNIEVMTYSPPFKAQFSAEDNQHMVSTINAFKPDILFVGMTCPKQEKWATAAKNSLHPCLIISIGNVFDWFAGTQKVIHPFWFKIRMAWLIRIFYRPEIFRRNIKNQMTFFGDVILIFLKLKKI, from the coding sequence ATGAACTCACTCAAATTTGTAGATGTATTGGATTTTAAGGTTTTTTCTGATGATTTGAATAAGATTGAGATCAATAACGGAAAAGCCAGAATAATCAACACCATTAGCCCAAATTCATACGGATTATCGTTGAAAGACGAGGTATTTAAAGATGCACTGGTTGATACCGATTATCTGGTTTTGGATGGTGTGTATTTTGCTTTTGCCTCGTTAATGCTCAAGGGTAAAAACATTAGGAAAAATCAAGGTCCAGAGGTTTTCTACCATTTTATGGAGCGGATCAATAAAACTGGCGGGAAGGTATTTTTTCTGGGATCGAGTGAGCAGACGCTTGAAAAAATCGAAAATCGGATTGATGCCGAATACAAAAACATTGAGGTGATGACGTACTCCCCTCCTTTCAAGGCGCAATTTTCGGCAGAAGATAACCAGCACATGGTAAGCACTATTAACGCCTTTAAGCCCGATATCCTTTTTGTCGGGATGACGTGTCCGAAACAGGAGAAATGGGCAACAGCAGCCAAAAATAGTCTTCACCCCTGCCTCATCATTAGCATTGGCAATGTTTTCGACTGGTTTGCGGGTACCCAAAAAGTTATCCATCCTTTTTGGTTTAAAATAAGAATGGCCTGGTTAATCCGCATTTTTTACCGTCCGGAAATTTTCAGAAGAAACATCAAAAATCAAATGACCTTTTTTGGCGACGTAATATTAATATTCCTTAAATTAAAAAAAATATAA
- a CDS encoding UDP-glucose dehydrogenase family protein: MKIAVVGTGYVGLVTGTCLAETGNDVICVDVNASKVEKMQNGEVPIYEPGLDLLFHRNIEQGRLHFTTDLASAIKEAQIIFMALPTPPGGDGAADLSYILGAAGDISKIITDYKVIVNKSTVPVGTADKVSAVFAQNTNVQVDVVSNPEFLREGVAVDDFMKPDRVVIGTKSERAKKLMSELYGPYVRQGNPILFMDERSSELTKYAANSFLATKITFMNEVANLCELVGADVDAVRRGIGSDERIGKRFLFPGIGYGGSCFPKDVQALVMAANETAYDFQILKSVMEVNERQKTIIVDKMLKYYKNDLQGKHFALWGLAFKPETDDIREAPALYIIKSLVAHGATVTVFDPEAVENVRNVIGDQVTYAENMYDALENADALLIATEWSVFRNPDFDKIDNLLKSKVIFDGRNLYDLQKMIDLGYYYNSVGRKKITTNGDTAQPIQLSSDAVEAPAV, translated from the coding sequence ATGAAAATAGCTGTAGTTGGTACAGGATATGTAGGTTTGGTTACAGGCACTTGCCTGGCCGAAACCGGAAACGATGTAATATGCGTTGATGTAAATGCATCGAAGGTAGAAAAAATGCAGAACGGTGAAGTGCCGATTTACGAGCCCGGCCTCGACCTGCTTTTTCACCGCAACATTGAGCAAGGGCGGTTACATTTTACCACCGATCTTGCTTCGGCAATTAAGGAAGCTCAAATTATCTTTATGGCTTTGCCAACGCCCCCAGGCGGTGATGGCGCTGCCGATTTATCGTACATTTTGGGTGCCGCAGGGGATATTTCGAAAATCATTACCGATTACAAGGTGATTGTAAACAAATCTACCGTACCTGTGGGCACGGCCGATAAGGTTAGCGCCGTATTTGCACAAAATACAAATGTGCAGGTAGACGTGGTTTCTAACCCGGAGTTTTTACGCGAAGGCGTTGCTGTTGATGATTTTATGAAGCCCGATCGCGTGGTGATCGGCACAAAAAGCGAGCGTGCCAAAAAATTGATGTCCGAATTATACGGTCCGTACGTAAGACAGGGAAACCCAATTTTATTTATGGATGAACGTTCGTCGGAATTGACAAAGTATGCGGCAAACTCTTTTCTTGCTACCAAAATTACTTTTATGAACGAGGTGGCTAACCTTTGCGAACTGGTTGGTGCGGATGTGGATGCGGTGCGACGTGGAATTGGCTCTGACGAAAGAATCGGAAAACGTTTCCTTTTTCCGGGAATTGGCTACGGCGGCTCTTGTTTCCCTAAAGATGTTCAGGCATTGGTAATGGCGGCAAACGAAACAGCATACGATTTTCAGATCCTTAAATCGGTAATGGAAGTGAACGAGCGTCAGAAAACCATCATCGTTGATAAAATGCTAAAATACTACAAAAACGATTTGCAGGGTAAGCATTTTGCACTTTGGGGCCTGGCTTTTAAGCCAGAAACAGACGATATCAGAGAAGCTCCGGCTTTATATATCATCAAAAGCTTGGTAGCACATGGCGCTACGGTAACGGTGTTCGATCCCGAAGCGGTGGAAAACGTTAGAAATGTAATCGGCGATCAGGTTACTTACGCAGAAAACATGTACGATGCGCTGGAAAACGCCGATGCCTTGCTAATTGCAACCGAATGGTCTGTATTCAGAAATCCTGATTTTGACAAGATCGACAATCTGCTAAAATCAAAAGTGATCTTTGACGGCAGAAATCTTTATGATCTTCAGAAAATGATCGATCTGGGCTATTATTACAACAGCGTAGGCAGGAAAAAAATTACAACAAATGGTGATACAGCTCAGCCCATTCAATTATCGTCAGACGCTGTAGAAGCACCGGCGGTTTAA
- a CDS encoding UDP-glucuronic acid decarboxylase family protein produces the protein MNTGISNSPSGARRKILITGAAGFLGSHLCDRFIKENYHVIGMDNLITGDLANIEHLFSLENFEFYNHDVSKFVHIPGELDYILHFASPASPIDYLKIPIQTLKVGSLGTHNLLGLARAKGARMLIASTSEVYGDPNVNPQPEEYWGNVNPVGPRGVYDEAKRFQEAITMAYHTFHGVETRIVRIFNTYGPRMRLNDGRVLPAFIGQALRGEDLTVFGDGSQTRSFCYVDDLIEGIYRLLMSDYEKPVNIGNPDEITIKQFCDEIIKLTGTTQKIVYKELPQDDPKQRRPDITKAKALLNWEPKVDRAEGLKITFDYFKSLPQDALEKIEHKDFKKYNK, from the coding sequence ATGAACACTGGAATTTCAAATTCCCCATCTGGGGCAAGACGTAAAATATTAATTACCGGAGCGGCCGGCTTTTTGGGGTCTCATCTATGCGATCGCTTCATTAAAGAAAATTACCATGTAATTGGGATGGATAATCTGATTACTGGCGATCTGGCGAACATTGAGCACTTGTTTAGTTTGGAGAATTTCGAGTTTTACAACCACGACGTTTCTAAGTTTGTGCACATTCCGGGCGAGCTCGATTACATTCTTCATTTTGCATCACCCGCGAGTCCGATCGATTATTTAAAAATCCCTATTCAAACGCTAAAGGTTGGTAGCTTAGGTACGCATAACTTGCTGGGACTGGCCCGGGCAAAAGGCGCCAGAATGTTAATTGCATCTACATCAGAAGTTTACGGCGATCCGAATGTCAACCCTCAACCCGAGGAATATTGGGGCAATGTAAACCCCGTTGGGCCAAGGGGCGTTTACGATGAGGCCAAGCGCTTTCAGGAAGCGATTACGATGGCTTACCATACGTTTCATGGCGTAGAGACTCGAATTGTTAGAATTTTTAATACTTACGGACCACGCATGCGCTTAAACGATGGTCGTGTTCTGCCTGCTTTCATTGGTCAGGCACTACGTGGCGAAGACCTTACTGTTTTTGGCGATGGCAGCCAAACCCGTTCGTTTTGTTATGTCGACGACTTGATTGAAGGTATTTACAGATTGCTGATGTCTGACTACGAGAAACCGGTAAACATTGGCAACCCGGATGAAATTACCATTAAGCAGTTCTGCGATGAGATTATCAAACTTACAGGTACAACACAGAAGATAGTGTATAAGGAACTTCCGCAAGATGATCCGAAACAGCGCAGACCCGACATTACCAAGGCTAAGGCGTTGCTAAACTGGGAGCCAAAGGTAGATCGTGCCGAGGGTTTAAAAATCACTTTCGATTACTTTAAGTCTTTACCCCAAGATGCACTCGAAAAGATTGAGCATAAGGATTTTAAGAAGTACAATAAGTAG
- a CDS encoding Gfo/Idh/MocA family protein has product MIKVALVGAGKMGVSHLSILGAHPDVEIVGVCDTSKIVTDFLSRYSKMECFSNFQKMLDKITPDAIFVAVPTKFHYEIIKYAIEKNIHVFAEKPFCLNTAQGEELVKLAAKHRIINQVGYHNKFVGTFKEVKRLINSGVIGDVYHFLAESYGPVVTKAKQSSWRSNPDDGGGCLMDYASHVIDLVNDIISPITEVKGATLKSIYSQTVEDAVYAVLETSSKVSGILSVNWSDETYRKMSTTVTIMGTKGKIISDANELKVFVKEDKTGGYTKGWNVKYITDLTDQVNFNLRGEEYSAQVDYFIDAVMKRKPNTINTFENAWETDKAIALIKKHK; this is encoded by the coding sequence ATGATAAAAGTAGCATTAGTAGGTGCAGGTAAAATGGGTGTATCCCATCTCTCAATACTTGGCGCTCATCCCGATGTGGAAATTGTTGGTGTATGCGATACCTCAAAAATTGTCACTGATTTTTTAAGCCGTTACTCAAAGATGGAGTGTTTTTCAAATTTTCAGAAAATGCTCGATAAAATTACGCCCGATGCTATTTTTGTAGCCGTACCTACCAAATTTCACTACGAGATTATTAAGTACGCTATCGAAAAAAATATTCATGTATTTGCCGAGAAACCATTTTGCTTAAATACCGCCCAGGGCGAAGAATTGGTTAAGCTTGCTGCCAAACACCGCATTATAAACCAGGTTGGTTACCACAACAAGTTTGTGGGCACATTTAAAGAGGTGAAACGCCTGATCAACTCGGGTGTGATTGGCGATGTTTATCATTTCCTTGCCGAATCTTACGGCCCCGTTGTTACCAAGGCCAAGCAAAGCTCGTGGCGCTCCAATCCGGATGATGGCGGTGGTTGTTTAATGGACTATGCCTCGCATGTGATCGATTTAGTGAACGATATTATTTCTCCCATTACCGAGGTTAAAGGCGCTACCTTGAAGTCGATTTACTCGCAAACCGTTGAAGATGCCGTTTACGCGGTATTAGAAACTTCGAGCAAGGTAAGCGGGATCCTTTCGGTAAACTGGAGTGATGAAACTTATCGCAAAATGTCGACAACGGTAACCATTATGGGCACCAAGGGAAAAATTATTTCTGATGCAAACGAACTGAAAGTATTTGTTAAGGAAGATAAAACCGGCGGCTATACCAAAGGCTGGAACGTTAAGTACATTACCGATTTAACTGATCAGGTAAACTTTAACCTTCGGGGCGAAGAATACAGCGCTCAGGTAGACTATTTTATTGATGCGGTAATGAAAAGAAAACCGAACACGATAAATACTTTCGAAAACGCCTGGGAAACCGATAAGGCGATAGCATTAATTAAAAAGCATAAATAA
- a CDS encoding polysaccharide deacetylase family protein: protein MYLPVIMLHHVLDSPHPTLAEWALTRSKFTEMLDCIEEAGLTTTTFEQIVENNLSLSELHNHIVITFDDCPVALFDFAIPELIRRGMKAVFYMPTAHMGAYNIWDVENNGAERVDIMNGEQINQLVALGMEVGSHSHHHVELGSLTEEDAYHEIYQSKKILEETLNRSIYSIAYPYGDIPLGFKTSLKKAGYKFGLAIYSPRQHIFSLRRIGIYQSDDKKAIAFKISRSFHSLRNLASPIVALKKFYLNKKG, encoded by the coding sequence ATGTACTTACCAGTTATAATGCTTCACCATGTGCTCGATTCGCCACACCCAACACTGGCGGAATGGGCGCTTACGCGTTCGAAATTTACCGAAATGCTCGATTGCATTGAGGAGGCGGGACTAACTACAACTACATTTGAACAAATCGTTGAAAATAACTTATCATTAAGCGAGCTCCACAACCATATTGTAATCACTTTTGATGATTGCCCGGTTGCTTTATTCGACTTTGCGATTCCGGAATTGATCAGGCGGGGCATGAAAGCGGTGTTTTACATGCCAACGGCCCACATGGGTGCTTATAACATTTGGGATGTTGAAAACAATGGTGCAGAGCGGGTTGATATCATGAACGGTGAGCAGATCAACCAGCTGGTTGCCCTGGGTATGGAAGTGGGCAGCCATAGCCACCATCACGTTGAGCTTGGCAGCTTAACTGAGGAAGATGCGTACCACGAAATATACCAATCGAAAAAAATATTGGAAGAAACGCTCAACCGCAGCATCTATTCCATTGCCTATCCGTACGGCGATATTCCGCTGGGCTTTAAAACATCGTTAAAAAAGGCTGGCTATAAGTTCGGACTGGCTATTTATTCGCCACGACAACATATTTTTTCGTTAAGAAGAATTGGAATATACCAAAGCGACGATAAGAAAGCAATTGCGTTTAAAATCTCAAGGTCGTTTCACTCGCTCAGAAATCTGGCGTCGCCGATTGTTGCGCTGAAAAAGTTTTATCTGAACAAAAAGGGGTAG
- a CDS encoding aldo-keto reductase family protein has translation MERILFGDNQFFAVNHISDEKSRAQSIQFKSDDAIIKTLNHAQDAGLNTFMCTTHDRIIGICDVIRKNPEQYKDFKIYPCMPYAHKYANAVTELGIAGTIKQYVPGNLFGSIFKGGMALLSKDYISLMELMIDAEMKMFKGINTPVIFLQNVITDLLLGLRAEEILVAFYNHIKKKYNAEAGFITMNMPKLYEVLERNGIENPIICSSINKVGFRMSGSIKAYEDVLKTKKGRFIAMQVLAGGAIPPSEALEYVSKLPNIESILFGASSKKNIESTVSYIEKFDKEAPPVDK, from the coding sequence ATGGAAAGAATACTTTTTGGCGATAATCAGTTTTTTGCCGTTAACCATATATCAGACGAAAAATCGCGTGCCCAATCCATTCAGTTTAAAAGCGACGATGCGATTATCAAAACGTTAAATCATGCGCAAGACGCGGGATTAAATACTTTTATGTGTACCACGCACGATCGAATTATCGGTATCTGCGATGTAATCAGAAAAAATCCTGAGCAATACAAAGATTTTAAGATTTACCCTTGCATGCCTTATGCGCATAAATATGCCAACGCGGTAACCGAGTTGGGTATTGCAGGAACCATTAAACAATATGTGCCGGGGAATTTATTCGGGTCGATTTTTAAGGGTGGTATGGCGTTGCTGTCTAAAGACTACATTTCGCTGATGGAATTGATGATTGATGCGGAAATGAAAATGTTTAAAGGCATTAATACTCCGGTAATCTTTCTTCAGAATGTAATCACTGATTTGTTGCTTGGTTTACGGGCAGAAGAAATTTTGGTGGCTTTTTATAATCACATCAAAAAGAAGTACAATGCCGAGGCCGGTTTTATTACCATGAACATGCCCAAATTGTACGAAGTATTGGAAAGAAACGGAATCGAAAACCCGATTATCTGTTCATCAATTAATAAAGTTGGTTTTAGAATGTCGGGTTCAATAAAAGCCTACGAAGATGTTTTAAAAACTAAAAAAGGTCGTTTTATTGCCATGCAGGTATTGGCCGGCGGTGCTATCCCACCAAGCGAAGCTTTAGAATATGTTTCCAAATTGCCAAATATAGAATCGATATTGTTCGGAGCATCATCAAAAAAGAACATCGAAAGTACGGTATCGTATATTGAGAAGTTTGATAAGGAAGCCCCACCCGTTGATAAGTAG